From the genome of Nicotiana sylvestris chromosome 1, ASM39365v2, whole genome shotgun sequence:
AGAAAATAAAATGGCTCTTTGCATTAGTTTGTTATTTATATCACATGAAAACGTTTACTTGAAGAAGCCATACTATGGGTAAACACAATATTGATTTGTTTCAACTTTCAAGCCTTGAAATGGTGAATTTCAAGGTTTTCATCATCACGTTTCTTGAAATTGCTGTTCTTCCGATGAGCGAAAAGCATTCCCCAGTTATAGGCCTTATATTTTGCAGGGTTCTTCTCATTGACGAGCTCCTCCAAGGGTCCTATCCAAGTATAGTGTGATGGATTGAGGAAGAATGGAATTGAAAACCTTTCCTTCTCAGAGTTCACCACCACCCGGTGTTCCACGCTCTCATATTCATTGTTGCTCCAAACCTGAACAAGCATTGTGATCATACACCAATTATATATCAATAATACAATTTATCTGTTCTTCTACTGAATTCCTTGATAAGAATACCTGGATAGCGTCACCAACATTTATAATGTAAGCATCAAGAGTAGGTTTAACTCTAATCCATTCACCATCAGTTTTCCTCTTTACTTCAAGCCCTCCAATATCATCTTGAGCAAGAATGGTGAGTGCACCAGCATCTTTGTGCCTACCCACTCCTAAAGCCAAATGAGGGATAGGGCAAGGAGGATAATGATTCAGCCTCGCGAAACTAGTTTGGTTTTTAAAGAACCCATTCAACCTTTTTGCTGGCAAGTCTAAGCTGAGAGAAATCAGTTCTAGTAACTTGTAAGACAACTTTTGCATTTCTTGAACATACTTTTCACAAACATCCCTGAAAAGATATTTTTAAATCAATCTTCCTCAGCCTGTGGTAAAGTTgtcgtaactggtaaagttgttgtcatgtgaccaggaggccacagg
Proteins encoded in this window:
- the LOC104222117 gene encoding jasmonate-induced oxygenase 2-like, which codes for MEKVDSAFIQDVEHRPKFTITEAESIPVIDLLILNSSDFSTEKNCKELSSLVAEVKDACKKWGFFQVINHGVSEYREKIELGSRKFFALPKEEKRKVKRDELNSMGYYDTELTKNVRDWKEVFDFTVENPTVVPLSHDPDDKELKELHNQWPEYPPELRDVCEKYVQEMQKLSYKLLELISLSLDLPAKRLNGFFKNQTSFARLNHYPPCPIPHLALGVGRHKDAGALTILAQDDIGGLEVKRKTDGEWIRVKPTLDAYIINVGDAIQVWSNNEYESVEHRVVVNSEKERFSIPFFLNPSHYTWIGPLEELVNEKNPAKYKAYNWGMLFAHRKNSNFKKRDDENLEIHHFKA